In one window of Oryzias melastigma strain HK-1 linkage group LG5, ASM292280v2, whole genome shotgun sequence DNA:
- the cstf1 gene encoding cleavage stimulation factor subunit 1 → MFRPKPTLKDRQHLYKLIISQLLYDGYTSIANSLINEVKPQNVVSPSEQLMQLAKIGMENDDTAVQYAIGRSDTVAPGVGIDLEFDADVQTMSPEASEYETCYVTSHKGPCRVATYSRDGQLIATGSADASIKILDTERMLAKSAMPIEVMMNETAQQNMENHPVIRTLYDHVDEVTCLAFHPTEQVLASGSRDYTLKLFDYSKPSAKRAFKYIQEAEMLRSISFHPSGDFLLVGTQHPTLRLYDVNTFQCFVSCNPLDQHTDTISGVSYNPSANSYVSCSKDGSIKLWDGVSNRCVTTFEKAHDGAEVCSAIFSKNSKYVLSSGKDSVVKLWEISTGRTLVKYTGAGLSGRQMHRTQGVFNHTEDYVLLPDERTISLCCWDSRTAERKNLLSLGHNNIVRCIVHSPTNPGFMTCSDDFRARFWYRRTTTD, encoded by the exons ATGTTTCGGCCCAAACCGACGCTGAAGGACCGACAGCACCTGTACAAGCTCATCATTAGCCAGCTGCTGTATGATGGTTACACCAGCATCGCTAACAGCCTCATCAACGAGGTCAAGCCGCAGAACGTCGTGTCTCCCTCCGAGCAGCTGATGCAGCTCGCTAAGATTG GGATGGAGAACGATGACACCGCCGTACAGTATGCGATCGGACGCTCGGACACAGTGGCGCCGGGGGTCGGCATTGATCTGGAGTTTGATGCGGACGTCCAGACCATGTCTCCTGAGGCGTCTGAGTACGAGACCTGCTACGTCACATCGCATAAGGGGCCCTGCCGGGTGGCCACGTACAGCCGTGATGGTCAGCTCATCGCCACGGGCTCCGCCGACGCCTCCATCAAGATCCTGGATACTGAGCGGATGCTGGCGAAGAGCGCCATGCCCATCGAG GTGATGATGAACGAGACGGCTCAGCAGAACATGGAGAACCACCCCGTGATCCGAACCCTGTACGACCACGTTGATGAGGTGACCTGCCTGGCCTTCCACCCCACAGAACAGGTTTTAGCCTCTGGGTCCCGGGACTACACTTTGAAGCTGTTCGACTACTCCAAACCGTCTGCAAAACGAGCTTTCAAATACATCCAG GAGGCTGAGATGTTGCGCTCCATCTCCTTCCACCCTTCGGGGGACTTTCTGCTGGTGGGAACGCAGCACCCGACGCTGCGGCTGTACGACGTCAACACCTTCCAGTGCTTCGTGTCCTGCAACCCGCTGGACCAGCACACCGACACCATCAGCGGCGTCAGCTATAACCCTAGCGCCAACAGCTACGTCTCCTGCAGCAAGGACGGCAGCATCAAGCTGTGGGACGGCGTCTCCAACCGCTGCGTGACCACCTTTGAGAAGGCTCACGATGGGGCGGAAGTCTGCTCGGCTATTTTCTCCAAGAACTCCAAGTACGTCCTGTCCAGTGGGAAAGACTCGGTGGTCAAGCTTTGGGAGATCTCGACAGGCCGGACTCTGGTCAAATACACAG gtgCGGGGCTGAGCGGCCGTCAGATGCATCGCACCCAGGGCGTGTTCAACCACACTGAGGACTACGTGCTGCTGCCCGACGAGCGCACCATCAGCCTGTGCTGCTGGGACTCCCGCACGGCCGAAAGGAAGAACCTGCTGTCTCTGGGCCACAACAACATCGTCCGCTGCATCGTCCACTCGCCCACCAACCCCGGCTTCATGACCTGCAGCGACGACTTCAGGGCGCGCTTCTGGTACCGCCGCACCACCACAGACTGA